CGCCGCGTCGCCGGCGTGGCTTCGGTGGTTTCCGACACATAGGCGGTAACTGTGCCATCGAGCAGTTCGGGTTTGGCCTGCGGCAGTGGGATCACCGCTGCCTCCATGTTCTTTGGCGTCACCGTCCCCGCCCGCATCTCGTCGGCGCGGCGATAGTAGCGCGGCAGGTCACAGCCCTGGAAGTCGGCCTTGTCGCGATAAGCGAAGGCGGACGGCAGGTCCTTGTAGGACTGGCGCGTCTTGACGGAAGCCATCTCCTCGGTTTCACGCCCGATGTCGTCAAGCTCATAGACGTCCATCGCCTTGTCGTTGCAGATGTAGCGGCAACGATCGAGCGTGTTGTCGTAATAGCCGGCATTGACGAACTGGGCGTTTGGCGCCGGGAAATAATAGCCGTCCTTGAGCCGCACGCAGTAGAGCATCGCCTGTCCGGTGAAAGACAAGGGCCTGTCCGACTTGCGGCGGTCCTGTCGCGCCGCCATCTGGGTGCACCCCAATGCCGACAGGCGCGCCCTGATCGCCGTGCCGTTGCCGCGGCCCGATGCGGCCTGAATTTCGCACTCGACGCTTGAACGGCGGCCGGCAAGGTCGCGGCAGGGATCGAAGAAGCCGCCGCTGCTGCGACCGCTGCATTGCCGCTGGCGTTCCAGCGCCTTGATCGCCAGGAGTTGCCGGGTCAGATGCGCGGGAACGGCGTTGCCTCCGCCCAGCTGGGCTCGAAGGGCACTGCAGGCGTCGGCGTGAGCCTGGGAAAGCCCGATGAAAAGTGTCAACACGCACCCTGCGAACCGCAAATGTATATTAAAGAAACCTAAAATATCTGACATAGTTGCCTAAGCTCCGCCAGACCCCAGCAAGCTTTGAACAATATCACGGAGAAAAGTTACTTCAAAACGGGCCCTGCAAACTGCGTTAACTGCGGGAACGGCTGTATGACTTGAGGTCATGCACGCGCCAGGGCAACGTCAACTGCTGGCAGCAAGCTGTACAAGATGACCCGGCAGGTCCGTGCCGG
The nucleotide sequence above comes from Aminobacter aminovorans. Encoded proteins:
- a CDS encoding DUF2865 domain-containing protein, giving the protein MTLFIGLSQAHADACSALRAQLGGGNAVPAHLTRQLLAIKALERQRQCSGRSSGGFFDPCRDLAGRRSSVECEIQAASGRGNGTAIRARLSALGCTQMAARQDRRKSDRPLSFTGQAMLYCVRLKDGYYFPAPNAQFVNAGYYDNTLDRCRYICNDKAMDVYELDDIGRETEEMASVKTRQSYKDLPSAFAYRDKADFQGCDLPRYYRRADEMRAGTVTPKNMEAAVIPLPQAKPELLDGTVTAYVSETTEATPATRRKVRVVGAPFLPNQANPPLDRR